One part of the Candidatus Cloacimonas sp. genome encodes these proteins:
- a CDS encoding Fur family transcriptional regulator: protein MEEYAVIFSQYLNHKGLKLTEPRRCILETVFSMHTHFNAEELYDKIRAKTSSISLATVYRTIPLLLDAGLVQRAIRSEGRERYEHIFGHPKHIHWLCRNCGDLMETDLNTLYPILEKQAQDLKFKPESIELNVKGLCWKCAPIENETQSDEK from the coding sequence ATGGAAGAATATGCAGTTATCTTTAGTCAATACCTAAATCACAAAGGGCTCAAATTAACTGAACCTAGGCGTTGTATATTGGAAACCGTATTCAGTATGCACACCCATTTTAATGCGGAAGAACTGTATGATAAAATCAGGGCAAAGACCAGTTCTATATCTCTGGCGACGGTTTACAGGACTATTCCTCTCTTATTGGATGCAGGTCTTGTGCAACGAGCTATTCGCAGTGAAGGCAGAGAGCGTTATGAACATATTTTTGGTCATCCGAAACACATTCATTGGTTGTGCAGAAATTGCGGTGATTTAATGGAGACGGATTTAAACACACTATATCCTATATTGGAAAAACAGGCGCAGGACTTGAAATTCAAGCCGGAGAGTATAGAATTAAATGTGAAGGGGCTTTGCTGGAAATGCGCTCCAATTGAGAATGAGACGCAATCCGATGAGAAATAG